The following proteins are encoded in a genomic region of Rubrobacter xylanophilus DSM 9941:
- a CDS encoding branched-chain amino acid ABC transporter permease produces MQAARDPAQFLSQLLIGITNGSIIALIALGYTLVYGIIELINFAHGDNFMIGSFVGLTVLSGTFFGIGLFAPITDESGLLLKALGVGMAMLAAMAVCGLLGVGIERVAYKPLRNSPRLAVLITAIGMSFILQNVGLLWKGPAQVPFPDLISGANLLDSGEIVFRYKDLFVIAVTVPLLLALSYFVQNTKQGKAMRAVAQDKEAAAMVGIDVDRTISVTFLLGGMLAGASGVMYGLFNGITVFNVGFTQGLFAFTAAVLGGIGNLTGAVVGGILIGVIAAMSDQYIGVRWTEIMIFAVLILVIVFRPRGLLGDRSAVQGGGE; encoded by the coding sequence GTGCAGGCGGCGCGCGACCCGGCGCAGTTCCTCTCGCAGCTGCTCATCGGGATCACCAACGGCTCCATCATCGCGCTCATCGCCCTCGGCTACACGCTGGTCTACGGGATCATCGAGTTGATCAACTTCGCCCACGGGGACAACTTCATGATCGGCTCCTTCGTGGGGCTCACGGTGCTCTCCGGGACTTTCTTCGGGATAGGGCTCTTCGCCCCCATAACCGACGAGTCGGGGCTGCTGCTCAAGGCTCTCGGGGTGGGGATGGCGATGCTGGCCGCGATGGCGGTCTGCGGCTTGCTCGGCGTGGGGATAGAGCGGGTGGCCTACAAGCCGCTGCGCAACTCGCCCCGCCTGGCGGTGCTCATCACCGCCATAGGGATGTCCTTTATCCTCCAGAACGTCGGCCTGCTTTGGAAGGGGCCGGCCCAGGTGCCCTTCCCGGACCTCATCTCTGGGGCCAACCTCCTGGACAGCGGCGAGATAGTCTTCCGCTACAAGGACCTCTTCGTGATCGCGGTGACGGTCCCGCTCCTGCTCGCCCTCTCCTACTTCGTGCAGAACACCAAGCAGGGCAAGGCTATGCGGGCCGTGGCCCAGGACAAGGAGGCCGCGGCGATGGTCGGCATAGACGTGGACCGGACCATCTCGGTGACCTTCCTGCTCGGGGGGATGCTCGCCGGGGCCTCCGGGGTGATGTACGGGCTGTTCAACGGGATAACCGTCTTCAACGTGGGCTTCACCCAGGGGCTCTTCGCGTTCACCGCGGCGGTGCTCGGGGGCATCGGCAACCTCACCGGGGCGGTGGTCGGGGGGATCCTCATCGGTGTGATAGCGGCGATGAGCGACCAGTACATCGGGGTGCGGTGGACGGAGATCATGATCTTCGCCGTCCTCATCCTGGTGATCGTCTTCCGCCCCCGCGGGCTTCTGGGGGACCGTTCCGCGGTGCAGGGAGGGGGCGAGTAG
- a CDS encoding ABC transporter substrate-binding protein: protein MGDQVFRLHGPTSFCGEVLSRVGLDVLVFDGERFYADNLSLERLPDIKSEVIFLWTDVTGLKSSEVEQKLSEIEDNPLWRKLPAVRAGRAFRVGEHWYGGDLEAYSLILDDVERYLT from the coding sequence ATGGGGGACCAGGTCTTCCGCCTGCACGGCCCTACCTCCTTCTGTGGAGAGGTGCTCAGCAGGGTCGGTCTCGACGTCCTCGTCTTCGATGGGGAGAGGTTCTACGCGGACAACCTTTCCCTCGAGCGCCTGCCGGACATAAAGAGCGAGGTCATCTTCCTCTGGACAGACGTAACAGGTCTAAAAAGTTCCGAAGTAGAGCAGAAGCTCTCTGAGATAGAGGACAACCCGCTATGGCGAAAGCTGCCTGCGGTACGCGCCGGCCGCGCCTTTAGGGTCGGCGAGCACTGGTACGGCGGGGACCTAGAAGCCTACAGTCTTATCCTAGACGACGTTGAGAGGTATCTTACCTAA
- a CDS encoding ABC transporter ATP-binding protein, whose amino-acid sequence MALLELEGVHSYYGHIHAVRGISLTVEEGEIVTLIGSNGAGKTTTLRSIHGLLPPRRGKIVFRGEEIQGVPAHQMIRRGIAQSPEGRKIFPRMTVLENLEMGAYHRAGGIREDLERVFDLFPRLRERMRQEAGTMSGGEQQMLAIGRALMSRPRLLLLDEPSMGLAPVLVERIFEIVREINRQGTTILLVEQNANVALEVASRGYVMETGRIVNAAPAAELRRDPKVREAYLGEG is encoded by the coding sequence ATGGCGCTGCTCGAGCTCGAGGGGGTTCACAGCTACTACGGCCACATCCACGCCGTCCGGGGCATCTCGCTCACCGTGGAGGAGGGTGAGATCGTCACGCTCATCGGTTCCAACGGGGCCGGGAAGACCACCACACTGCGCTCCATCCACGGGCTCCTGCCGCCCCGGCGCGGGAAGATCGTCTTCCGCGGGGAGGAGATACAGGGCGTCCCGGCGCACCAGATGATCCGCAGGGGGATCGCCCAGAGCCCGGAGGGGCGCAAGATCTTCCCGCGCATGACGGTGCTGGAGAACCTGGAGATGGGCGCCTACCACCGCGCCGGCGGGATACGCGAGGATCTGGAGCGGGTCTTCGACCTCTTCCCGCGCCTCAGGGAGCGGATGCGGCAGGAGGCCGGCACGATGTCCGGCGGCGAGCAGCAGATGCTCGCCATCGGGCGGGCGCTGATGAGCCGGCCGAGGCTGCTGCTCCTGGACGAGCCTTCCATGGGGCTCGCCCCGGTGCTCGTGGAGCGCATCTTCGAGATCGTCCGGGAGATAAACCGCCAGGGCACCACCATCCTCCTGGTCGAGCAGAACGCCAACGTGGCGCTGGAGGTCGCCAGCCGCGGCTACGTGATGGAGACCGGCAGGATCGTCAACGCCGCCCCCGCCGCCGAGCTGCGCAGGGACCCGAAGGTGCGGGAGGCCTACCTGGGCGAGGGTTGA
- a CDS encoding ABC transporter substrate-binding protein: MALEYIFRLASDLGAPLVGRSHYLHSWKEDDEEVAALPACDTADGVADVEKIIEVEPDLILSATYQVEPVRAELERIAPLVEVPDEYTVRWRELAGLISRATGVPAPEEKISRLDARARRGLVETISSGDSMSR; the protein is encoded by the coding sequence GTGGCGCTTGAATACATCTTCCGGCTTGCCTCAGACTTGGGTGCGCCGCTCGTCGGGCGCAGCCACTACCTGCACTCCTGGAAAGAAGACGACGAAGAGGTGGCCGCGCTCCCGGCCTGCGACACCGCGGACGGCGTTGCCGACGTTGAGAAGATAATCGAGGTTGAACCGGACCTCATCCTCTCAGCCACTTACCAGGTCGAGCCGGTGAGGGCAGAGCTGGAACGGATAGCCCCCCTCGTCGAGGTTCCCGACGAATACACCGTCAGGTGGCGTGAGCTTGCCGGCTTGATCTCCCGCGCCACTGGTGTGCCCGCGCCTGAGGAGAAGATCTCCAGGCTCGACGCGCGCGCGCGGAGAGGCTTGGTAGAGACAATAAGCTCAGGGGACTCGATGTCGCGATAG
- a CDS encoding branched-chain amino acid ABC transporter permease — MLRRYALPASLIAAALVLPFVDRALGTDFLFTAIVVAVFVLLALGLNIVVGFAGLLDLGFVAFYALGAYVCGWLASTHFRQVSFSLGSTARSLTGEPLPGIHISFWLILIIAAAFTALCGVIIGAPTLRLRGDYLAIVTLGFGEIIPRFFLNGDNLFGFNLTNGTIGIKAIDAPGIPFVPFESWQRFSQLDLSPWYYTILALVLLTVFVNVRLQNSRLGRAWISVREDETAAAAMGINPVTTKLWAYALGAVFGGIAGAFYGAFIKNIFPTSFSFSISILILCMVILGGMGNIYGVILGAIVLQAINRYLLPQLNDLVHALGDALGSEALSQADIPKYNFLLFGLLLVLVMLLRPEGLIPNRQRAEELHDEDPSTGDAMGGPARA; from the coding sequence GTGCTGAGGAGGTACGCGCTCCCGGCCTCCCTGATAGCGGCGGCGCTCGTCCTGCCCTTCGTGGATCGGGCGCTGGGCACGGACTTTCTGTTCACCGCCATCGTGGTGGCCGTCTTCGTGCTCCTGGCGCTCGGGCTCAACATCGTCGTGGGGTTCGCGGGGCTGCTGGACCTGGGGTTCGTGGCCTTCTACGCGCTGGGGGCCTACGTGTGCGGCTGGCTCGCCTCCACCCACTTCCGGCAGGTGAGCTTCTCGCTGGGCTCCACGGCCAGGTCGCTCACGGGGGAGCCCCTGCCGGGGATACACATCTCCTTCTGGCTCATCCTCATCATCGCGGCGGCCTTCACGGCGCTGTGCGGCGTAATCATCGGGGCCCCCACCCTGCGGCTCAGGGGCGACTACCTCGCCATAGTCACGCTGGGCTTCGGCGAGATCATCCCGCGCTTCTTCCTCAACGGGGACAACCTCTTCGGGTTCAACCTCACCAACGGCACCATCGGCATAAAGGCCATAGACGCACCGGGCATACCCTTCGTGCCCTTCGAGAGCTGGCAGCGCTTCAGCCAGCTCGACCTCAGCCCCTGGTACTACACGATCCTGGCGCTCGTTTTGCTCACCGTCTTCGTCAACGTGCGGCTGCAGAACTCCCGGCTGGGGAGGGCCTGGATCTCCGTGCGCGAGGACGAGACGGCTGCCGCGGCGATGGGGATAAACCCGGTCACCACCAAGCTCTGGGCCTACGCGCTCGGGGCGGTCTTCGGCGGTATAGCCGGGGCCTTCTACGGCGCCTTCATAAAGAACATCTTCCCCACCAGCTTCTCGTTCTCCATCTCGATCCTAATCCTGTGCATGGTCATCCTGGGCGGGATGGGCAACATCTACGGCGTGATCCTGGGTGCCATCGTGCTGCAGGCCATAAACCGCTACCTGCTCCCCCAGCTCAACGACCTGGTGCACGCCCTGGGCGACGCGCTGGGCAGCGAGGCGCTCAGCCAGGCAGACATCCCCAAGTACAACTTCCTCCTCTTCGGGCTGCTGCTGGTGCTGGTGATGCTGCTGCGCCCCGAGGGGCTCATCCCGAACCGCCAGCGGGCCGAGGAGCTGCACGACGAGGACCCCTCGACCGGCGACGCCATGGGAGGGCCCGCCCGTGCCTGA
- a CDS encoding Brp/Blh family beta-carotene 15,15'-dioxygenase: MSERGGATWSYDLFPWGFAALVALFSLFEENRSFGAQFWFVSALLLGLPHGACDHLVMARLLGHGIKARYIMSFGSIYLGAAGTMFLVWLLAPTAALAAFLALTAWHWGSADAQLYKDRSGDFVLRSTSRGTLLVSSPITLYPEETMDAFSSLLEVTGSARYGASWTSQLAPHAFIASLLLCCLLVARDVKRGRPRKAAREAIEDCIILALFLCSSPVAATGAYFLFWHSWRHVLRVDRFICGKRGGLSRRLVSYHLRALPMTAVSLTGLALMALVLGGSDTEALLSAYLMLLSCLTLPHAALVLFWDAKNERWG, encoded by the coding sequence GTGAGCGAGAGGGGCGGTGCGACATGGTCTTATGATCTGTTCCCGTGGGGATTCGCGGCGCTGGTGGCCCTCTTCTCGCTCTTTGAAGAAAACCGTTCTTTCGGAGCCCAGTTCTGGTTTGTGAGCGCCCTTCTGCTCGGCCTTCCCCACGGCGCCTGCGACCATCTTGTGATGGCCAGACTACTCGGACACGGAATCAAAGCCCGGTACATAATGTCATTCGGTAGCATCTACCTCGGCGCAGCGGGGACTATGTTCCTCGTGTGGCTACTTGCCCCCACCGCGGCGTTGGCTGCATTTTTGGCGCTCACAGCCTGGCACTGGGGTAGCGCCGACGCCCAGTTGTATAAGGACCGGAGCGGAGATTTCGTCCTCCGTTCGACGTCGAGAGGAACGCTGCTGGTGTCCAGCCCGATTACCCTGTATCCGGAGGAGACGATGGACGCTTTCTCCAGCCTGCTGGAGGTTACCGGATCCGCTCGGTATGGCGCTAGCTGGACCTCCCAGCTTGCCCCTCACGCGTTCATCGCATCCCTCTTGCTATGCTGTTTGCTGGTCGCGAGAGACGTAAAGAGGGGCAGGCCCAGAAAGGCGGCCAGAGAAGCGATCGAGGACTGTATTATCCTCGCGCTCTTTCTGTGCAGCTCTCCCGTAGCGGCAACGGGGGCGTATTTCCTCTTCTGGCATTCCTGGCGACACGTGCTGCGGGTTGACCGCTTCATCTGTGGGAAGCGCGGAGGTCTATCGCGCCGCCTGGTCTCCTATCATCTCAGGGCACTGCCGATGACCGCGGTCAGCCTTACCGGCCTGGCGCTCATGGCCTTGGTGCTAGGTGGTTCTGATACGGAGGCCTTGCTCTCCGCATACCTGATGCTCCTCTCCTGCCTGACGCTGCCGCATGCCGCGCTAGTACTCTTCTGGGACGCAAAGAACGAGCGGTGGGGCTGA
- a CDS encoding acyl-CoA thioesterase — MGDFRFAHTLRVRYSEIDGQKVVYNAHYLTYLDVAITEYFRNLGIEFLESSLFDIALVRATLDFRRPARLDDLLDVRVAIPRLGNSSFTARFRILPHGETSEERTVLDAEIVYVSFSAEEGRAVPIPGWVREKIESFEGRN; from the coding sequence GTGGGAGACTTCCGCTTCGCCCACACGCTGCGCGTCAGGTACTCGGAGATCGACGGCCAGAAGGTGGTCTACAACGCCCACTACCTCACCTACCTGGACGTGGCCATCACGGAGTACTTCCGCAACCTCGGCATAGAGTTTCTGGAATCCTCGCTCTTCGACATCGCGCTGGTCAGGGCCACCCTGGACTTCCGGCGTCCGGCCCGGCTGGACGACCTGCTCGACGTGCGCGTCGCCATCCCCAGGCTCGGGAACTCCAGCTTCACCGCCCGGTTCAGGATCCTGCCGCACGGCGAAACCTCGGAGGAGCGCACGGTGCTGGACGCCGAGATCGTCTACGTCTCCTTCTCGGCGGAGGAGGGCCGCGCCGTCCCCATCCCGGGCTGGGTCCGGGAGAAGATAGAGTCCTTCGAGGGGCGCAACTAG
- a CDS encoding bacteriorhodopsin, translated as MEALWLWIGFVGMLLGTLYFAFLLTNAPEGTRYFFVITATITGIAAIAYLVMATGSGSTVLPDGREFYWARYIDWVITTPLLLLDLCLLALADPRRNVTFIASLIALDVVMILTGLWAGATVNVAGRAILFIISTAAFIGVLYLLVSRLFAEASRRTPAVAQIFRTLAVLTIVLWICYPIVWLIGTEGFGAVSLSVEVFLFMVLDLLAKVGFGLLLLSSRQALSDIGSGAVAGTARRVA; from the coding sequence ATGGAAGCTCTGTGGCTCTGGATAGGCTTTGTAGGCATGTTGCTCGGGACCCTGTACTTCGCGTTCTTGCTGACGAACGCCCCTGAGGGAACCCGCTACTTCTTTGTTATAACGGCGACCATCACTGGGATCGCGGCTATCGCCTACCTGGTGATGGCGACTGGCAGCGGCTCCACCGTTCTTCCGGACGGCCGCGAGTTTTACTGGGCACGTTACATCGACTGGGTCATAACAACGCCCCTGCTGCTTCTCGACCTTTGTCTGCTAGCGCTTGCCGATCCCCGAAGGAACGTGACGTTTATAGCTAGCCTGATAGCCCTGGATGTCGTAATGATCCTTACGGGCCTGTGGGCTGGAGCAACGGTGAACGTTGCCGGAAGAGCTATACTGTTCATCATCAGCACGGCAGCCTTTATAGGTGTCCTCTACCTGCTCGTCTCCCGCCTCTTTGCGGAAGCCTCAAGGAGAACCCCAGCAGTTGCCCAGATATTCCGGACCCTGGCCGTACTTACGATCGTACTCTGGATCTGCTACCCCATCGTTTGGCTTATTGGGACGGAGGGCTTCGGGGCGGTCAGCCTCTCTGTTGAGGTCTTCCTGTTTATGGTGCTGGACCTGCTGGCCAAGGTTGGCTTTGGTCTTCTTCTGCTCTCCAGCCGCCAGGCCCTCTCAGATATCGGCAGCGGCGCGGTAGCGGGAACAGCGCGCAGGGTTGCCTGA
- a CDS encoding branched-chain amino acid ABC transporter substrate-binding protein, producing MRGLRWALTVVLSAGVLALLVAGCGGAGGGGESGGGGGGSVKIVSDLPLQGANRAQTISMVNAIRLAIDQRGGKVAGLKIEYESLDDATAQSGQWDEGKCAENAQQAAQDEEIVGWIGPFNSGCAAVEIPILNEAGLVMISPANTYVGLTKEGGEPDEPDKYYPTGQRNYTRVIPADDKQGRLAAVLMREEGVRTVFILDDRETYGKGLADQVQKSAEEFGIEVVGRQGIDGSASNYRGLMNRVREANPDAIYFGGIIENNAGQLVRDKVGAGMPNDEVLFIGPDGIFVDTFIEQAGDAAEGAYVTFGGIPPERLGERGQRFIEEYNAKYPDDPIQAYTAYAYEAANVLLDAIERAQKADGEVNRENVLREVFATENYKGVLGTWSFDENGDTTLTKLSVQRVQNGEFKLDRVLDVSR from the coding sequence ATGAGGGGGCTTCGCTGGGCGCTAACCGTGGTTCTGTCGGCCGGTGTGCTGGCGCTGCTGGTAGCCGGTTGCGGGGGGGCCGGGGGCGGAGGGGAGAGCGGGGGCGGAGGCGGGGGGAGCGTCAAGATCGTCAGCGACCTGCCGCTGCAGGGGGCGAACCGGGCGCAGACCATCAGCATGGTGAACGCCATAAGGCTCGCCATAGACCAGCGCGGGGGCAAGGTCGCGGGGTTGAAGATAGAGTACGAGTCGCTGGACGACGCCACGGCCCAGAGCGGGCAGTGGGACGAGGGCAAGTGCGCCGAGAACGCCCAGCAGGCGGCCCAGGACGAGGAGATCGTCGGCTGGATCGGGCCGTTCAACTCCGGGTGCGCCGCCGTGGAGATCCCCATCCTCAACGAGGCGGGGCTCGTCATGATCAGCCCGGCCAACACCTACGTTGGCCTCACCAAGGAGGGCGGCGAGCCCGACGAGCCGGACAAGTACTACCCAACGGGACAGCGCAACTACACCCGGGTCATCCCGGCCGACGACAAGCAGGGTCGCCTGGCCGCGGTCCTGATGCGCGAGGAGGGCGTCAGGACGGTCTTTATCCTCGATGACCGGGAGACCTACGGCAAGGGGCTGGCCGACCAGGTGCAGAAGAGCGCCGAGGAGTTCGGCATCGAGGTGGTCGGGCGCCAGGGGATAGACGGTTCGGCCTCCAACTACCGGGGGCTCATGAACCGGGTTCGGGAGGCCAACCCCGACGCCATCTACTTCGGCGGCATCATCGAGAACAACGCGGGGCAGCTCGTGCGGGACAAGGTAGGGGCGGGCATGCCCAACGACGAGGTGCTGTTCATCGGGCCGGACGGCATCTTCGTGGACACCTTCATCGAGCAGGCCGGGGACGCGGCCGAGGGCGCCTACGTGACCTTCGGCGGCATACCCCCCGAGCGGCTCGGCGAGCGGGGCCAGAGGTTCATCGAGGAGTACAACGCCAAGTACCCCGACGACCCCATCCAGGCCTACACGGCCTACGCCTACGAGGCGGCCAACGTCCTGCTCGACGCGATCGAGCGGGCGCAGAAGGCCGACGGGGAGGTCAACCGGGAGAACGTTCTGCGCGAGGTGTTCGCTACCGAGAACTACAAGGGCGTGCTCGGCACGTGGAGCTTCGACGAGAACGGCGACACCACGCTCACGAAGCTCTCCGTGCAGCGGGTGCAGAACGGGGAGTTCAAGCTCGACCGCGTCCTCGACGTCTCCCGGTAG
- a CDS encoding lycopene cyclase family protein, with protein sequence MPEANDSGVAVKQHAGRASEGLARVLSSRREPRIALVGAGLAGSSLALALLWRGFRGQVTLFDSRTDFSREQRWCSWGPLPEPLSDLTDASWPAWKVICGSKRVLCRLPERPYLHLYAPRFFNYAHQQLEKAPGFALNLGVAVHIIEEKRDRVRLQTDAGELEADFVFDSRPTGQAGGSPPHPSDQAILYQSFRGWVLELGQRCLETGALTLMDFNTTQGNGISFIYVLPFSADRALVESTSLSQQPDSKEEHVARIRDYLERLGVREYLVSAEEWGLLPMTTTSLPNRPGRKWVRIGQAGGALRPSSGYTLVNALRQSQAIADALIEGRAPRSRPISRKYMIFDDIFLEVLRTSPELVREGLVNMFERIREDAVVRFLSSESSFADDARLVAALPKTPFARAALRRFKTYVTPLIR encoded by the coding sequence TTGCCTGAGGCCAACGACAGCGGAGTAGCGGTGAAACAACATGCCGGGCGAGCCTCCGAGGGGCTCGCCCGGGTTCTATCTTCGCGCAGAGAACCGCGGATAGCGCTCGTAGGGGCCGGGCTCGCCGGAAGCAGCCTGGCTCTCGCGCTTCTCTGGAGAGGTTTCCGCGGCCAGGTCACCCTATTCGACAGCAGGACAGATTTTTCCCGAGAGCAGCGCTGGTGCAGCTGGGGTCCCCTGCCGGAGCCGCTGTCTGACCTAACAGATGCCTCATGGCCTGCGTGGAAGGTCATCTGCGGGAGTAAGAGGGTCTTGTGCCGGCTCCCCGAGCGTCCTTACCTCCATCTCTACGCGCCGAGGTTTTTCAACTACGCGCACCAGCAGCTGGAGAAAGCGCCGGGCTTTGCACTGAACCTCGGCGTCGCGGTGCACATCATAGAGGAGAAAAGAGATCGAGTAAGGTTGCAAACCGACGCAGGCGAGCTGGAAGCGGACTTTGTCTTTGACAGCAGACCAACCGGACAGGCAGGTGGTTCCCCACCACACCCCTCTGACCAGGCAATCCTCTACCAGTCATTCCGCGGCTGGGTTTTAGAGCTCGGTCAGAGATGTCTTGAAACAGGCGCCCTGACCCTTATGGACTTCAATACGACTCAGGGAAACGGCATATCTTTCATTTACGTCCTACCCTTCTCGGCCGACCGGGCGCTCGTGGAGAGCACATCGCTCTCGCAGCAACCCGATAGCAAAGAAGAGCACGTTGCGAGGATCAGGGATTATTTGGAGCGGCTCGGAGTCCGCGAATACCTCGTCAGCGCCGAGGAGTGGGGCCTACTTCCGATGACGACTACGAGCTTACCGAACAGGCCGGGAAGGAAGTGGGTCAGGATAGGGCAAGCCGGCGGTGCCCTGCGCCCCTCAAGCGGCTACACCCTCGTCAATGCGCTGCGCCAGAGCCAGGCCATAGCAGACGCTCTGATAGAGGGCAGAGCGCCGCGGTCGCGACCCATATCTCGCAAGTACATGATCTTCGACGATATATTTCTGGAAGTCCTGCGCACCTCGCCTGAGTTGGTCAGAGAGGGCTTGGTGAATATGTTCGAGCGCATTAGAGAGGACGCTGTCGTACGGTTTTTATCGAGCGAGAGCAGCTTTGCAGACGATGCAAGGCTCGTTGCAGCGCTCCCAAAGACGCCCTTCGCTCGCGCTGCGCTGCGAAGGTTTAAAACTTATGTTACCCCGCTCATACGGTAA
- a CDS encoding ABC transporter ATP-binding protein: MPEPAARNILEARGVTKVFGGLVAVSSVDFDIPERSIVSLIGPNGAGKTTFFNMVSGMYRPTSGSFTFMGRDITRLGAHRRAAMGIGRTFQNIRLFGTMSVLDNVLAGMHTRLKGSIVGAILGLPGTRREEREARERADELLRFVGIRERQTFARNLSYGDQRRLEIARALASEPRLLLLDEPTAGMNPQETARLTELIGRLREERGISILLIEHEMRVVMRISDRVTVLDHGEKIAEGLPAEVRQNPRVIEAYLGTARTG; the protein is encoded by the coding sequence GTGCCTGAGCCCGCGGCCCGCAACATCCTCGAAGCCCGCGGGGTCACCAAGGTCTTCGGCGGTCTGGTCGCGGTCAGCTCGGTGGACTTCGACATCCCGGAGCGCTCCATCGTCAGCCTCATCGGCCCCAACGGGGCCGGGAAGACCACCTTCTTCAACATGGTGAGCGGGATGTACCGGCCGACCTCGGGGAGCTTCACCTTCATGGGGCGCGACATAACCCGGCTCGGGGCGCACCGGCGGGCGGCGATGGGCATCGGGCGCACCTTCCAGAACATCCGGCTCTTCGGGACCATGAGCGTGCTGGACAACGTGCTCGCCGGGATGCACACCCGGCTTAAAGGGAGCATCGTCGGGGCCATACTCGGCCTGCCGGGGACGCGGCGCGAGGAGCGCGAGGCCCGGGAGAGGGCCGACGAGCTGCTGAGGTTCGTCGGCATCCGGGAGCGGCAGACCTTCGCCCGCAACCTCTCCTACGGCGACCAGCGGCGGCTGGAGATAGCCCGGGCCCTCGCCTCGGAGCCCAGGCTGCTGCTCCTGGACGAGCCCACGGCGGGGATGAACCCGCAGGAGACCGCGCGCCTCACCGAGCTCATCGGGCGGCTCAGGGAGGAGCGCGGGATCTCCATCCTCCTCATAGAGCACGAGATGCGGGTGGTCATGCGCATCTCCGACCGGGTGACCGTGCTCGACCACGGCGAGAAGATCGCCGAGGGGCTCCCCGCCGAGGTGCGCCAGAACCCGCGGGTGATAGAGGCCTACCTGGGCACCGCGAGGACGGGGTAG